From the Lycium ferocissimum isolate CSIRO_LF1 unplaced genomic scaffold, AGI_CSIRO_Lferr_CH_V1 ctg653, whole genome shotgun sequence genome, one window contains:
- the LOC132045356 gene encoding uncharacterized protein LOC132045356 isoform X1: MEFSGGFWFGAQIFQSVFKVSVDLRSPIVHPSFLSKLADSRDSLESPERQVGGKFSRARNDVRVKSEILVMLLHEAVPPFHAMAYRARMRLRLPHITVRLFTALQPGIKQLLPS, from the exons ATGGAGTTCAGTGGAGGTTTCTGGTTTGGGGCCCAAATTTTCCAGTCAGTTTTCAAGGTTTCTGTCGATTTGAGGTCTCCGATCGTGCATCCTTCATTCCTATCGAAACTAGCAGATTCAAGAGATTCACTTGAg TCACCGGAGCGACAAGTGGGAGGCAAATTTTCCAGAGCAAGGAATGACGTACGAGTCAAATCGGAGATCCTGGTAATGCTTCTACATGAGGCGGTACCCCCTTTTCATGCTATGGCATATAGAGCGAGAATGAGACTACGATTGCCACATATTACAGTAC GTTTGTTCACGGCATTGCAGCCTGGAATAAAACAACTACTGCCCTCTTAA
- the LOC132045356 gene encoding uncharacterized protein LOC132045356 isoform X3, which translates to MEFSGGFWFGAQIFQSVFKVSVDLRSPIVHPSFLSKLADSRDSLESPERQVGGKFSRARNDVRVKSEILVMLLHEAVPPFHAMAYRARMRLRLPHITVCSRHCSLE; encoded by the exons ATGGAGTTCAGTGGAGGTTTCTGGTTTGGGGCCCAAATTTTCCAGTCAGTTTTCAAGGTTTCTGTCGATTTGAGGTCTCCGATCGTGCATCCTTCATTCCTATCGAAACTAGCAGATTCAAGAGATTCACTTGAg TCACCGGAGCGACAAGTGGGAGGCAAATTTTCCAGAGCAAGGAATGACGTACGAGTCAAATCGGAGATCCTGGTAATGCTTCTACATGAGGCGGTACCCCCTTTTCATGCTATGGCATATAGAGCGAGAATGAGACTACGATTGCCACATATTACA GTTTGTTCACGGCATTGCAGCCTGGAATAA
- the LOC132045356 gene encoding uncharacterized protein LOC132045356 isoform X4: protein MEFSGGFWFGAQIFQSVFKVSVDLRSPIVHPSFLSKLADSRDSLESPERQVGGKFSRARNDVRVKSEILVMLLHEAVPPFHAMAYRARMRLRLPHITVKQ from the exons ATGGAGTTCAGTGGAGGTTTCTGGTTTGGGGCCCAAATTTTCCAGTCAGTTTTCAAGGTTTCTGTCGATTTGAGGTCTCCGATCGTGCATCCTTCATTCCTATCGAAACTAGCAGATTCAAGAGATTCACTTGAg TCACCGGAGCGACAAGTGGGAGGCAAATTTTCCAGAGCAAGGAATGACGTACGAGTCAAATCGGAGATCCTGGTAATGCTTCTACATGAGGCGGTACCCCCTTTTCATGCTATGGCATATAGAGCGAGAATGAGACTACGATTGCCACATATTACA GTGAAACAATAA
- the LOC132045356 gene encoding uncharacterized protein LOC132045356 isoform X2, which produces MEFSGGFWFGAQIFQSVFKVSVDLRSPIVHPSFLSKLADSRDSLESPERQVGGKFSRARNDVRVKSEILVMLLHEAVPPFHAMAYRARMRLRLPHITQVCSRHCSLE; this is translated from the exons ATGGAGTTCAGTGGAGGTTTCTGGTTTGGGGCCCAAATTTTCCAGTCAGTTTTCAAGGTTTCTGTCGATTTGAGGTCTCCGATCGTGCATCCTTCATTCCTATCGAAACTAGCAGATTCAAGAGATTCACTTGAg TCACCGGAGCGACAAGTGGGAGGCAAATTTTCCAGAGCAAGGAATGACGTACGAGTCAAATCGGAGATCCTGGTAATGCTTCTACATGAGGCGGTACCCCCTTTTCATGCTATGGCATATAGAGCGAGAATGAGACTACGATTGCCACATATTACA CAGGTTTGTTCACGGCATTGCAGCCTGGAATAA